A window of Bacillota bacterium genomic DNA:
AGAAGGGAGGGCACGACAAGTCAAGGTGGATCAGTCTTAAACGGCCGAGTGGATCACTTTTAGACCAGCGCCAGTGGATCAGTTTTAGACGGCCAGTGGATCACTTTTATGTTGACGATCGCACAAAATAAAGCAATGGGTTAGAAAACCACCGAGGATCTCTGCTTGCAGCAGGTCTTCGGTGGTTTTTTACTGCCCACTCTAAGGAATCCCTACACGACCTCACCAAATCCAACTTCGACAGCTGAGGAAAACACAAAAGGGGACTGCTAGGCCCCCGGTATCCCGGTGACTAAGCAGTCCCCTTCTCCCTTCGATGGCCTCGACTAGAATTTGAACTGAGGCAGCCATTCCCTATTGGCCTCAAACATTTCGTCGACCATGTCCTGAATTTCCTGTAAGCTCAAGACAGCAGAAGTTAGCGGGTCCATGCAAATGGCATGGAAGATCTTGCGCTTATCCCCGGTCAGGGAGCCTTCCACCGCCAATTCTTCACACATTGCGTTAACGTTGTTCAAAATAGCCAAGTGCTCTGGTAAGGGTCCTACACGAATCGGATCCAAACCACGCTTGGAAGCCAGGACCGGTACCTCTACACAGCATCCCTCGGGGAGGTTGTCGATGAGTCCAAAGTTGCGGGTATTGCCATTGAACTCAAACATCGTTCCATCACCGAGCACCGCGTTGAAGATGCTGGCAGCATACTCGTTACCCCTCTGCAGGCTCACCTCGTCCTGGGCCAGCCATTTTTTGATCTCTTCCTCCCAGGTATCCTCCCGTTTTAGGTACTCCTTGAGGATATACGCGTACTCACCGGGATTCCAACCGGTACCGTGGGTGCAGTACTTTTCGATCAGGTCTTCCCGCTTTCTGAACCAGGCATTGTATTCGGAGTTGTGTCCACTGGATTCCGTCACGTAGTAATCCAGGTGGAGGAACATCTCATTGCGAACTTGCTCCTCGTTGTAGATCTCTTCGTTTTCCTCGATGGCCTTGCGAATCAAGGGATAGGCATCTTGGCCATTCCACTTGAAGTCCAAATACCAGGCCTGGTGATTGATCCCAGCGCAGAAGTAGGTAATCTCATCCATCGGTGCCCCAATCCACCGGGCCAGCATCTCGGCAGTTCCCTGAACACTGTGACACAAACCGGACAGCTTAATGTTGGTCTCCGTTTGCATCGCCCGAATCAGCATCGCCATTGGGTTAGTGTAGTTCAGGACCAAGGCATCGGGACAATACTTCTCTACGTCTCGGGCGATATCCAGCATTACGGGAGCTGTTCGGAGGAACCGGAAGATTCCCGAAGGACCCCGGGTATCGCCGACGTTGATATCCACCCCGTACTTCTTGGGAATTTCAATATCGGTACGCCACACATCCACGCCGCCCTGGAGGATAGTAATGACAACGCCATCGGCACCCTCCAAGGCTTCGGCCCGATCCATCGTGGCGGTCACCCTGGTGGGATAGTTACCCGCAGCCACGATCTTCTTGACCGCCTGTTCTATGTACTCTAACCTCTTGGCATTGATGTCCATCAAAGCGATTTCACAGTCCTGCAATGCCGGGAAGGAGAGAATATCTCTCACCAGTTTACGGGTAAAGCCGAAACTGCCCGCTCCGATAAAGGCAAACTTCACCTTCAATTCCTCCCATCAACTAGAGTGAGTATGGATCAGCGGCTTCTCGCACCGCGTCACCAACAGAGCGAGGACCTACCTTTCATCTGTATATGCCTCGGAAAGAACATGCCTATGTCCAACATTTACAACTAACACGGCATTACCACTCTAGACTCATCGAATCTTATCTGCCAGCGCACGTCCAACGGTGTACATCATCCGGCAGGCCTCTTGGAGGACTTCTTCTCCGTACACATCACTGTCCCATTGTTCGTAAAAGGAGTCGGCTTCGAAGTTGAAGGTGCCGGAATACCCAGTGTCCCGGAGGGCGGATACGAACTCTGACCAGTTGATCTTGCCGCGCCCAGGAATTTGATGCATATCTACCAATCCATCGTTGTCCTGTACGTGGAGGATGGCAGTCCTGTGGCCAAGCTCCCGCTGCATGTGGGAGGGCCCAGAGCCGGAAATCACCGCATGGCCGGTGTCGAGACAGGCTGCAAAGAGATTACCGCCGTGGATATCGTTGAGAGAATCGATAAAGTCGATCATCCATTCCACCTTGGAAACGGTGGTCGGCACCCGTTTGTCTGTTTCTGGATCCCGGGCAAACATGTTTTCAATGCACATCACTACGCCTGTATCCCGGAGCGCAGGCACCATTGCCCCGTAAAACTCAAAGTTCACTCTACGACATTCATCGTAGTTTTGCCCATGTACATAGGAGGGGTGGATTACCGGATGAATGACAATATAAGGACAATCTAGATGGGCAGCGGCATAGATCGATTTGATCGCACAGTCCAGAAGCATCGGGTCCTTTTCTTCGTCAAAGACCTTAAGGGGAAAGGGAGCATGACATTGATAGACCTCGATCCCACAGTCATGAGCAGTGCGGCGAACGTTGTCAAAATACTCCTTGAACTCACTGGCTGAATACTTGGTAAATACTTCTCCGTCGGGAGTAAGA
This region includes:
- the melA gene encoding alpha-galactosidase, translating into MKVKFAFIGAGSFGFTRKLVRDILSFPALQDCEIALMDINAKRLEYIEQAVKKIVAAGNYPTRVTATMDRAEALEGADGVVITILQGGVDVWRTDIEIPKKYGVDINVGDTRGPSGIFRFLRTAPVMLDIARDVEKYCPDALVLNYTNPMAMLIRAMQTETNIKLSGLCHSVQGTAEMLARWIGAPMDEITYFCAGINHQAWYLDFKWNGQDAYPLIRKAIEENEEIYNEEQVRNEMFLHLDYYVTESSGHNSEYNAWFRKREDLIEKYCTHGTGWNPGEYAYILKEYLKREDTWEEEIKKWLAQDEVSLQRGNEYAASIFNAVLGDGTMFEFNGNTRNFGLIDNLPEGCCVEVPVLASKRGLDPIRVGPLPEHLAILNNVNAMCEELAVEGSLTGDKRKIFHAICMDPLTSAVLSLQEIQDMVDEMFEANREWLPQFKF
- a CDS encoding sugar phosphate isomerase/epimerase, with translation MKISTSTDYLFRRVGMEKGMRMYAEAGFGAIDYGMFHLTPDGEVFTKYSASEFKEYFDNVRRTAHDCGIEVYQCHAPFPLKVFDEEKDPMLLDCAIKSIYAAAHLDCPYIVIHPVIHPSYVHGQNYDECRRVNFEFYGAMVPALRDTGVVMCIENMFARDPETDKRVPTTVSKVEWMIDFIDSLNDIHGGNLFAACLDTGHAVISGSGPSHMQRELGHRTAILHVQDNDGLVDMHQIPGRGKINWSEFVSALRDTGYSGTFNFEADSFYEQWDSDVYGEEVLQEACRMMYTVGRALADKIR